One Vanessa atalanta chromosome 6, ilVanAtal1.2, whole genome shotgun sequence genomic window carries:
- the LOC125064451 gene encoding probable GPI-anchored adhesin-like protein PGA55, which produces MSRSKGDMASPGHLILILAAFYFSSCIAGPLPNVTSVDLGLKEGSCALGDVVYMPGDQFPGTNPCESCKCSDGYVDCTRQTCEPRPGCKALHRPDHCCPTYQCECEQEGRIYGNGEKLVDPLDPCRVCYCQGGEVVCRRIACFVRDDCQPRLVPGRCCPEYDNCPVRDGTPLPGMVSSAPSLPVYDNVETSAIPSPPSEPIKPEITIKEITPVSEIPVITDVKIKEILPSPSIEVSEYSSSKSPLITREATTERNLSSMDKMSKVDTYDLKDGLSSITPELSTSDQSSEIKTINDMPPSKISLSTDDSINEDMPPSKIPNIVSMMGAPSISDSGTSTTKAPILEEEDLDHNPAFPPIPDDLFLVLSNHDEESISDQSLDNEHVPMDHDIVKVPNVPISTQEPIFKESPATTISYISDIVTITSENVQDTSAETSTFKDATVSTQFPITKENSMLNMRSVIPTEILNVPSLISDDITGDMLDVTQSSITAVVNDESSPTEISAADISTKYTNNELQDKGEESYTSVSFNETQTSNEMDETTNTLSKSTEIISETEFSSIPIETSDQNPHDVAEKESKDKLSASTVNLIMTESSTFKSLFNDEDAVTVSKSSEKEDQPFENSETTEYFLTSFDSQESSTDIVELIKASSNGEKSSAIIESSRKKNSNVLTDLINLVGDVASISDHAEGQDQQTPSPTTISDSEELIPVNVAAGYKSKNKNWNLNSITEVPLKHKVPMMVSKQNVVEIESDDSDAITDSPPPNDNVEPTTRRPIIDNVSDTDNKTEIADKKDIEIITQSYVPTINRRPNKVVMKKSNEKPISEESLSDVGGTTPEATVEAISSSSELTNIPDFNVSTTKDVSNTSEVDVSTSSEVKSSPDAIESTSELEDVSSLPVKEQSTESSSTTTQ; this is translated from the exons GTCCTCTGCCGAACGTGACTAGTGTGGACTTGGGCCTGAAAGAAG GAAGCTGTGCTCTCGGTGACGTAGTATACATGCCTGGGGACCAGTTCCCCGGCACGAACCCTTGCGAGAGTTGTAAGTGCTCCGATGGCTACGTTGACTGCACCAGGCAGACCTGCGAACCTCGTCCTGGCTGCAAAGCACTGCACAGGCCTGACCACTGCTGCCCTACTTACCAGTGCG aatGCGAACAGGAAGGCCGAATCTACGGCAATGGAGAGAAGCTAGTAGATCCTCTGGACCCCTGCCGCGTGTGTTACTGCCAGGGAGGAGAAGTCGTATGTCGTCGTATAGCATGCTTCGTGCGCGATGACTGTCAACCGCGCCTCGTGCCCGGCCGCTGCTGCCCGGAGTATGATAATTGTCCAGTCAGag atGGTACACCATTACCTGGTATGGTTTCGTCGGCTCCGAGCTTACCTGTCTACGACAATGTTGAGACGAGTGCTATTCCGTCACCACCAAGCGAGCCAATCAAACCAGAAATTACCATAAAGGAAATCACTCCCGTATCTGAAATTCCAGTTATCACCGATGTTAAGATAAAGGAAATTTTACCATCTCCCAGTATCGAGGTTTCTGAATACTCATCATCAAAATCTCCCCTAATTACACGAGAGGCGACCACAGAAAGGAATCTCTCTAGTATGGACAAAATGTCAAAAGTTGATACATATGACTTAAAGGATGGCCTTTCATCTATAACACCAGAATTATCTACGAGTGACCAATCATctgaaattaaaactataaatgacATGCCTCCATCAAAAATAAGTCTTTCAACTGACGATTCTATTAATGAAGATATGCCACCATCTAAAATACCTAATATTGTTTCAATGATGGGAGCTCCTTCTATTTCAGATTCAGGCACTTCAACCACCAAAGCACCTATACTTGAAGAAGAAGACCTGGATCATAATCCAGCTTTTCCACCAATACCAGATGActtgtttttagttttaagcaATCATGATGAGGAGAGTATTTCCGACCAATCCTTAGATAATGAACACGTGCCTATGGACCATGATATAGTCAAAGTTCCAAACGTGCCAATTTCGACACAAGAGCCAATTTTTAAGGAATCTCCTGCAACCACGATTAGCTATATTTCAGATATTGTAACAATTACTAGTGAAAATGTACAAGATACCTCTGCTGAAACGAGTACTTTTAAAGATGCAACTGTTAGTACACAATTTCCCATAACGAAAGAAAATTCGATGTTGAATATGAGGTCAGTAATACCTacagaaatattaaatgttcCATCTCTCATATCCGATGACATCACAGGTGACATGTTGGACGTGACTCAAAGTTCAATTACAGCAGTTGTGAACGATGAATCTTCTCCTACTGAAATTTCGGCAGCAGACATCTCAaccaaatatactaataatgaGCTCCAAGATAAAGGTGAAGAATCTTATACAAGCGTGAGCTTTAATGAAACACAAACAAGCAATGAAATGGATGAAACTACTAATACACTATCTAAATCAACAGAAATAATATCAGAAACTGAATTTAGTTCCATACCCATTGAAACTAGCGACCAAAATCCACATGATGTTGCAGAAAAGGAgagtaaagacaaattaagcgcatCTACAGTTAATCTTATAATGACTGAGTCTTCTACTTTTAAATCGTTGTTTAATGATGAAGATGCTGTGACAGTATCTAAAAGTTCTGAAAAAGAGGACCAACCGTTTGAAAATTCTGAAACGACAGAATATTTTCTTACGTCATTTGATTCACAAGAAAGTTCTACGGACATTGTTGAACTAATCAAGGCTTCGTCAAATGGTGAAAAAAGCTCAGCTATAATTGAATCTTCCCGTAAGAAAAATAGCAATGTTCTGACCGATCTCATAAACTTAGTGGGCGATGTTGCATCTATCAGTGACCACGCAGAAGGTCAAGATCAGCAAACACCGAGCCCTACTACTATTTCTGATTCTGAAGAATTAATTCCTGTGAATGTCGCCGCtggttataaaagtaaaaacaaaaattggaaTTTGAATTCCATTACAGAAGTACCTTTGAAACACAAAGTTCCGATGATGGTTAGCAAGCAGAACGTGGTGGAAATTGAGAGTGATGATTCAGATGCCATAACAGATTCACCCCCACCAAACGACAATGTGGAACCAACTACGCGGCGGCCTATCATTGACAATGTATCTGATACTGACAACAAAACCGAAATAGCAGACAAAAAGGACATAGAAATTATAACACAATCTTATGTGCCAACAATTAATAGGCGACCTAATAAAGTTGTCATGAAAAAGAGCAACGAAAAACCGATCTCTGAAGAATCATTGAGTGATGTTGGCGGTACAACACCAGAAGCTACGGTTGAAGCGATCTCGAGCTCAAGCGAGCTCACAAATATTCCCGATTTCAATGTGAGCACAACCAAGGATGTATCGAACACTTCGGAAGTGGATGTTAGCACGTCCAGCGAGGTCAAAAGCTCTCCTGATGCTATCGAGTCCACTTCAGAATTGGAGGATGTTTCCTCCCTTCCAGTAAAGGAGCAGTCTACAGAATCGTCGAGCACTACGACTCAGTGA
- the LOC125064746 gene encoding uncharacterized protein LOC125064746 produces MRSIVLCLMVVAMVAAAPQREGAAYSKEAIKQAQSTHLIPKDAVIQKVQEGVELAAYESIPGNQRINLFEILGDQLPSEVINNLQSQIDHVGHQ; encoded by the exons ATGAGGTCCATCGTGCTCTGTCTGATGGTGGTGGCGATGGTGGCTGCGGCCCCACAGCGCGAAGGTGCTGCCTACAGCAAGGAAGCTATCAAGCAGGCTCAGAGCACCCACCTTATCCCTAAAGATGCTGTCATCCAGAAG GTACAAGAAGGCGTAGAACTTGCTGCTTATGAGTCTATTCCCGGCAACCAAAGAATTAACTTGTTCGAGATCCTCGGTGACCAGCTGCCCTCTGAGGTCATCAACAACCTTCAGTCTCAGATCGATCACGTCGGCCACCAATAG